The Maylandia zebra isolate NMK-2024a linkage group LG4, Mzebra_GT3a, whole genome shotgun sequence genome includes a window with the following:
- the dnajb1a gene encoding dnaJ homolog subfamily B member 1a, which produces MGKDYYKVLGIARGASEDEIKKAYRKQALRYHPDKNKSPGAEDKFKEIAEAYDVLSDAKKKDIYDRFGEEGLKGSADTGGRGHGGQSCNYSFHGDPHAIFAEFFGGRSPFDHFFFQDGEDDVDINNPFATFGMPGMGGMGGFHRPFKTHPAGVHRAHEKKKDPPVVHELKVSLEEVFSGCTKKMKISRKRLNPDGCTMRSEDKILTVDIKRGWKEGTKITFPREGDETATNIPADVVFVVKDKPHPVFRREGSDIVYPAKISLREALCGCTVKAPTLDGRTITVTSRDIVKPGTKKRISGEGLPLSKFPEKRGDMILDFTVKFPDKLAQNTRDTLEQILPL; this is translated from the exons ATGGGTAAAGATTATTACAAAGTGCTGGGTATAGCCAGGGGAGCATCTGAAGATGAGATAAAAAAGGCGTACAGAAAACAGGCTCTGCGCTATCACCCCGACAAGAATAAGTCTCCTGGAGCTGAAGACAAATTCAAGGAGATCGCCGAAGCCTATGACGTCCTCAGTGATGCCAAGAAAAAGGACATTTACGATCGTTTTGGAGAAGAAG GATTAAAGGGTTCAGCTGACACTGGAGGCAGAGGACATGGCGGTCAAAGCTGCAACTACAGCTTCCACGGGGACCCTCACGCAATCTTCGCTGAGTTCTTCGGTGGCCGCAGCCCATTCGATCACTTCTTCTTCCAGGACGGGGAAGACGACGTGGACATCAACAACCCTTTCGCAACGTTTGGCATGCCAGGAATGGGCGGCATGGGTGGGTTTCACCGGCCTTTCAAAACCCACCCGGCAGGAGTTCACCGAGCGCACGAGAAGAAGAAGGACCCGCCTGTGGTGCACGAGCTGAAGGTGAGCTTGGAAGAGGTGTTCTCGGGCTGCACGAAAAAGATGAAGATTTCTCGCAAGAGGCTCAATCCGGACGGCTGCACCATGCGCAGCGAAGATAAGATTTTAACGGTGGACATTAAGCGTGGCTGGAAGGAGGGGACGAAAATCACCTTTCCCAGGGAGGGGGATGAGACTGCCACCAACATTCCTGCAGATGTGGTGTTTGTGGTCAAAGACAAACCTCACCCGGTGTTCAGAAGAGAGGGTTCAGATATTGTTTATCCTGCAAAAATATCTCTTAGAGAG GCATTGTGTGGCTGCACGGTCAAAGCTCCCACACTGGACGGCCGGACCATCACTGTTACCTCTAGAGACATTGTCAAACCCGGAACGAAAAAGCGAATAAGCGGCGAGGGGCTGCCGTTGTCCAAGTTCCCAGAGAAGAGAGGTGACATGATCCTGGACTTCACTGTTAAATTCCCAGACAAACTGGCCCAAAACACACGCGATACACTCGAGCAGATTCTTCCGCTGTGA